In Biomphalaria glabrata chromosome 11, xgBioGlab47.1, whole genome shotgun sequence, the following proteins share a genomic window:
- the LOC106069649 gene encoding uncharacterized protein LOC106069649 isoform X1 codes for MSIADMFGGKSVTKDFRLKGYTSQYMVSPRQPLLAAAPGDRRKNEENLFKRFGKPSLYSPPQNDVKETPSSREPLALRKLEDIYSNRREEDVERIKRERRDMEEERLRMQEKHSKQIQDKENERKQNYELSNNFLWDQRSAGHGGPNNSGNYKRRQFLETNSGPSWLEKKEMESNPRGLDVNSFKLQNGPTTEFVDQALPRGKDFYLYDPAQRSESQTPFELQEYSKKLAQVSEQKKLSKERQQTNPYSHAELSHNLNVQDNYVPRYNLDIERFPEEKRSLDLDHTRGGAGAPEKDERGKSVTRRPITLSRDNYGETRIRENVVRLNTGNSERDQLYTEDNKPYFPWGSQGGGAPLRDRDGKIITQVFGKLEGKDPQDEEYRKDKMRKEVFFNELKEVEKQQRENKEELKRYMKAPQVEMAELMTAGRVGKPRRDEVTGYIAQQHLPHTDVVKTKTNYQPKPVNEKKQYHDELVRMAEERQYQKLLDKFKERQESNAHFQNMDTSWGMFGGGAPKHQVIRKKVNLNNALFYPDQANGQSSSNATARTATEEPVVYPSYSSNPPTGLGSFELVEQAHHNAGYQKLFTEDDQRQFHSPENSPRYVRNTMNSSHKNLYQGNPVKLTGRSGQTVPPFATGMM; via the exons ATGTCCATCGCCGACATGTTTGGTGGCAAGAGCGTCACTAAAGATTTTAGACTGAAGGGGTACACGTCGCAGTACATGGTGTCCCCTAGGCAGCCGCTTCTGGCAGCAGCTCCTGGAGACAGGAGGAAGAACGAGGAAAACCTGTTCAAACGTTTCGGTAAACCTTCGCTGTACAGTCCAC CCCAAAATGATGTCAAAGAAACGCCCTCCAGTCGTGAGCCATTGGCCCTCAGAAAGTTGGAAGATATTTATAGCAACAGGCG AGAGGAAGATGTAGAaagaataaaaagagagagaagagatatggAAGAGGAGAGGTTGAGAATGCAAGAGAAACACTCGAAACAAATCCAAGacaaagagaatgaaagaaaacag aaTTACGAACTGAGCAACAATTTCTTGTGGGACCAACGAAGTGCTGGACATGGTGGACCCAAt AACTCCGGCAATTACAAGAGGAGACAATTCTTAGAGACCAATTCTGGACCATCGTGGTTGGAG aagaaagaaatggaaTCGAACCCAAGAGGTTTAGATGTAAACAGTTTCAAACTCCAAAACGGACCCACCACAGAGTTCGTTGATCAAGCTCTACCCAGAGGCAAAGACTTCTATCTATACGACCCGGCCCAGCGGTCAGAGTCTCAGACTCCTTTTGAGCTACAAGAGTACAGCAAGAAGCTTG CTCAAGTGAGTGAACAAAAGAAACTTTCTAAAGAAAGACAGCAGACGAACCCATACAGCCATGCTGAACTG TCACACAACTTGAACGTACAAGACAACTATGTCCCTCGCTATA acCTTGACATCGAACGTTTTCCAGAGGAG AAGAGAAGCTTGGACCTTGACCATACCAGGGGCGGAGCAGGTGCCCCCGAGAAAGATGAGAGAGGGAAGAGTGTCACGCGCAGACCGATTACACTGAGCAGAGACAACTACGGAG aaacgaGAATACGAGAAAACGTGGTCAGACTCAATACCGGCAACTCGGAAAGGGACCAGCTTTACACAGAAGACAACAAGCCTTATTTCCCCTGGGGCAGCCAGGGCGGTGGCGCCCCTCTGCGCGATCGTGATGGAAAAATAATAACGCAAGTGTTTGGCAAACTGGAAGGCAAAGAC CCTCAAGATGAAGAGTACAGAAAAGATAAGATGAGAAAGGAAGTCTTCTTCAATGAGCTAA AGGAGGTGGAGAAACAGCAGAGAGAGAATAAAGAAGAACTGAAGAGATACATGAAGGCACCT CAAGTCGAGATGGCTGAGCTAATGACTGCAGGGCGTGTTGGTAAGCCCCGGAGAGATGAAGTCACAGGGTACATAGCACAGCAACACCTGCCCCACACAGATGTGGTCAAAACG AAAACCAACTACCAGCCTAAACCAGTCAACGAAAAGAAGCAGTACCACGACGAGCTAGTCCGAATGGCGGAAGAGAGGCAGTACCAGAAGTTGCTGGACAAGTTTAAAGAGAGACAAGAATCAAACGCA CATTTTCAAAACATGGACACGTCGTGGGGCATGTTTGGCGGGGGAGCTCCTAAACACCAGGTGATAAGGAAGAAGGTCAACTTGAACAATGCCTTGTTTTACCCTGACCAGGCCAACGGGCAGTCCAGCAGCAACGCCACGGCAAGAACTGCAACG GAAGAGCCTGTTGTGTATCCCTCCTACTCCAGTAATCCACCCACTGGCCTGGGTTCTTTTGAATTGGTAGAG CAAGCACACCACAACGCTGGCTACCAGAAACTCTTCACGGAAGACGATCAGAGGCAGTTTCATTCTCCCGAGAACTCACCGAGATATGTCAGAAATACCATGAACAGCTCACACAAAAACCTTTACCAGGGCAATCCTGTCAAGTTGACG
- the LOC106069649 gene encoding uncharacterized protein LOC106069649 isoform X2 gives MSVAEALGQEVRSPNIEVRRQKHFIGLNNDQPRLIPYESQNDVKETPSSREPLALRKLEDIYSNRREEDVERIKRERRDMEEERLRMQEKHSKQIQDKENERKQNYELSNNFLWDQRSAGHGGPNNSGNYKRRQFLETNSGPSWLEKKEMESNPRGLDVNSFKLQNGPTTEFVDQALPRGKDFYLYDPAQRSESQTPFELQEYSKKLAQVSEQKKLSKERQQTNPYSHAELSHNLNVQDNYVPRYNLDIERFPEEKRSLDLDHTRGGAGAPEKDERGKSVTRRPITLSRDNYGETRIRENVVRLNTGNSERDQLYTEDNKPYFPWGSQGGGAPLRDRDGKIITQVFGKLEGKDPQDEEYRKDKMRKEVFFNELKEVEKQQRENKEELKRYMKAPQVEMAELMTAGRVGKPRRDEVTGYIAQQHLPHTDVVKTKTNYQPKPVNEKKQYHDELVRMAEERQYQKLLDKFKERQESNAHFQNMDTSWGMFGGGAPKHQVIRKKVNLNNALFYPDQANGQSSSNATARTATEEPVVYPSYSSNPPTGLGSFELVEQAHHNAGYQKLFTEDDQRQFHSPENSPRYVRNTMNSSHKNLYQGNPVKLTGRSGQTVPPFATGMM, from the exons ATGTCGGTGGCCGAGGCGTTAGGTCAGGAGGTTCGCTCGCCTAATATCGAGGTTAGGAGACAGAAGCACTTCATCGGACTAAATAATGACCAGCCGAGACTCATTCCCTACGAAT CCCAAAATGATGTCAAAGAAACGCCCTCCAGTCGTGAGCCATTGGCCCTCAGAAAGTTGGAAGATATTTATAGCAACAGGCG AGAGGAAGATGTAGAaagaataaaaagagagagaagagatatggAAGAGGAGAGGTTGAGAATGCAAGAGAAACACTCGAAACAAATCCAAGacaaagagaatgaaagaaaacag aaTTACGAACTGAGCAACAATTTCTTGTGGGACCAACGAAGTGCTGGACATGGTGGACCCAAt AACTCCGGCAATTACAAGAGGAGACAATTCTTAGAGACCAATTCTGGACCATCGTGGTTGGAG aagaaagaaatggaaTCGAACCCAAGAGGTTTAGATGTAAACAGTTTCAAACTCCAAAACGGACCCACCACAGAGTTCGTTGATCAAGCTCTACCCAGAGGCAAAGACTTCTATCTATACGACCCGGCCCAGCGGTCAGAGTCTCAGACTCCTTTTGAGCTACAAGAGTACAGCAAGAAGCTTG CTCAAGTGAGTGAACAAAAGAAACTTTCTAAAGAAAGACAGCAGACGAACCCATACAGCCATGCTGAACTG TCACACAACTTGAACGTACAAGACAACTATGTCCCTCGCTATA acCTTGACATCGAACGTTTTCCAGAGGAG AAGAGAAGCTTGGACCTTGACCATACCAGGGGCGGAGCAGGTGCCCCCGAGAAAGATGAGAGAGGGAAGAGTGTCACGCGCAGACCGATTACACTGAGCAGAGACAACTACGGAG aaacgaGAATACGAGAAAACGTGGTCAGACTCAATACCGGCAACTCGGAAAGGGACCAGCTTTACACAGAAGACAACAAGCCTTATTTCCCCTGGGGCAGCCAGGGCGGTGGCGCCCCTCTGCGCGATCGTGATGGAAAAATAATAACGCAAGTGTTTGGCAAACTGGAAGGCAAAGAC CCTCAAGATGAAGAGTACAGAAAAGATAAGATGAGAAAGGAAGTCTTCTTCAATGAGCTAA AGGAGGTGGAGAAACAGCAGAGAGAGAATAAAGAAGAACTGAAGAGATACATGAAGGCACCT CAAGTCGAGATGGCTGAGCTAATGACTGCAGGGCGTGTTGGTAAGCCCCGGAGAGATGAAGTCACAGGGTACATAGCACAGCAACACCTGCCCCACACAGATGTGGTCAAAACG AAAACCAACTACCAGCCTAAACCAGTCAACGAAAAGAAGCAGTACCACGACGAGCTAGTCCGAATGGCGGAAGAGAGGCAGTACCAGAAGTTGCTGGACAAGTTTAAAGAGAGACAAGAATCAAACGCA CATTTTCAAAACATGGACACGTCGTGGGGCATGTTTGGCGGGGGAGCTCCTAAACACCAGGTGATAAGGAAGAAGGTCAACTTGAACAATGCCTTGTTTTACCCTGACCAGGCCAACGGGCAGTCCAGCAGCAACGCCACGGCAAGAACTGCAACG GAAGAGCCTGTTGTGTATCCCTCCTACTCCAGTAATCCACCCACTGGCCTGGGTTCTTTTGAATTGGTAGAG CAAGCACACCACAACGCTGGCTACCAGAAACTCTTCACGGAAGACGATCAGAGGCAGTTTCATTCTCCCGAGAACTCACCGAGATATGTCAGAAATACCATGAACAGCTCACACAAAAACCTTTACCAGGGCAATCCTGTCAAGTTGACG